The Ranitomeya imitator isolate aRanImi1 chromosome 8, aRanImi1.pri, whole genome shotgun sequence genome window below encodes:
- the BARX1 gene encoding homeobox protein BarH-like 1 translates to MQHPLDIGAHYFPHETFVDHRSHRYRSFMIEEILTDHQDPKISPPTGELLKFGVQALLSTRPYHNHLALLKAEQASMFKFPLSPLNCPGLSSPISSALLAATSGLQGGSGSPHHLPLELHLRGKLEAGVSEQGSKAKKGRRSRTVFTELQLMGLEKRFEKQKYLSTPDRIDLAESLGLSQLQVKTWYQNRRMKWKKIVLQGGGLESPTKPKGRPKKNSIPSSEQLSEQERAKEAEKQMEELDSPCEVNQEE, encoded by the exons ATGCAGCACCCCCTGGATATTGGGGCTCACTATTTCCCACACGAAACCTTTGTTGACCACAGGTCTCATCGATACAGGAGTTTCATGATAGAAGAGATTTTAACTGACCATCAGGACCCCAAAATATCTCCGCCCACGGGAGAGCTGCTTAAATTTGGGGTACAGGCCCTGCTGTCTACCCGACCGTACCACAATCACCTGG CTCTACTGAAGGCAGAACAAGCCTCCATGTTCAAGTTTCCCCTGAGCCCCTTGAACTGCCCGGGACTGAGCTCTCCCATCAGCTCAGCCCTTCTGGCTGCCACCTCGGGTCTGCAAGGAGGGTCAGGGTCTCCTCACCACCTGCCACTAGAACTGCACCTCAGGGGGAAATTAGAGGCAGGAGTCTCAGAGCAAGGAAGCAAGGCCAAAaaggggagaaggagccggacagtGTTTACTGAGCTGCAGCTGATGGGGCTGGAGAAGAGGTTTGAAAAACAGAAGTATCTCTCCACACCTGACAG GATAGATCTGGCAGAATCTCTGGGACTTAGTCAGCTACAGGTGAAAACCTGGTATCAAAACCGACGCATGAAATGGAAAAAAATA GTTTTACAAGGTGGGGGACTTGAATCTCCAACTAAACCCAAAGGTCGTCCAAAGAAAAATTCCATCCCGAGCAGCGAGCAACTTTCGGAACAGGAGAGAGCAAAGGAGGCAGAAAAACAGATGGAGGAGCTGGACTCACCTTGTGAGGTTAATCAGGAGGAGTAA